The genomic region TGGGAGAGGACGTAGTTATTCATGGGTGACTCTTCGTGGAACAATGCCCAGGTCTGGTGGCGGAGACGAGGGAGCGGCGCCTCATATGCACGAAAGTCTGTTCCATAAAAGATGATGGATGCTGTCCTTTTGTACAGCTGGACCTTGAAGATCAAACTCAAGATAACTGGCAGAACAACTTTagatgatgattattattaatttgaGCATGCATCGTCTCTCTGTCTAAGCCAGTGAGTTTCAGTAGAAGGCTGTGTGAGGATACATATCTCTGGTACCTTGCGGTTGCTTGTGACCAGGCAGGAGGATGTGGCACAGTCAATGCGTTCGGTGTCACCAGGGAAATGTGGGAACAGTCCTCCACTCCACCAGAGAAGAATGGGCAGCTCCTTGTTGCTGCGGCGATCATGGTTGCCAGGTCCTCTGTATGAACTGATGGAGGCAAACTCCATCTCTGACAGAGCACTCTGGGGCTGGAAGGCTCCTCGGTCCACCCCATCCAAGGCCTCCATGGGGAGTTGATCATCTGGAAAAGAGGCAAAGGAGACCCAGACCCAGCACAGGACCCCAAACAgccccagacacacacatggaacCAGCCTGCCCCTACCCGCCATCTGCaaggttgaaaagaaaaaagacatttcagaGACTTGGATTACTCTGATGAAAGTAGGTCACAATTCAAAATGACAAATCGATTAACTTTCTCATCTGTTTAATGCAGGCCGGATTCCTAAGTCTCGCATATAAACTCACGCTCTGTTGTGGTGCTCAAACCCAAGTAAAAGTGTTGTGGATGCAGTTATTTCTCCTCGCATCTACCTTCGTTAACAAACACTAGCACTAGACCTTAACGTTTTAATCATACGTGTCAGTGGTTTCAGAACATGCGCCAATATCGGAACCGTTTCCTACCATTGCCACTGCAGCAAACGCATCAAGGCGCTTTTATGGATtcttcaaaccaaaaatatacagcttttctccttaTAAACTGGTTTTGAGGATTGGCGATGACAAAGCACAGTCTGCTGAAATCCCACAGACATCAACACAGAATAACATCAGCCGGATTCTTCTTCTACgtttctgcttttcttctttctttgggTTGCAAACTAACCAAAAAATGCACATCGCCACCTACAGCTCCGGAGGGTATATCACTCTatcaaccctcgtgttgtcctcaggttaaattgacccgttttcctatatcaatgttcctTTTAactaccccaaataacatgattgattccacacaatgctctttggcaagtacaaatctctactttgcttaattttggggcgtcttattcaattttatagcatttggaagaaaaaaaattgaagtggttttgaaatagtaatgagtaaaagttgacatattccagcctgtgattatccatcaacaaacgatcctttaattttagtctaaataattcctaatttctgcctttctaactcaaacattaggtatgatttcctctaaattaggtttattgaccataaattccaaaaatagagtaaaactaaagttaataagttagtgttaggcctacgtagtgttgaaaaaaagcatcaaaggtgttgaaaaaagggacaaaaaagtaagaaaaagtttaaaacatcgataaaaagcaccaacaaaagtgttgattttcaattttgaggggaagacaacacaagggttaaatgtctACACTGCAACCATAGAATGCAATATAAATTTGTTTTACATTGCAGTTTGTACAAATTTGGTCAAATTTGCTTTGGACAAAGTTATTCTACTAAGTTATGTAGGaacaatatctatctatctaaaaaaagatgtatgtaGCCTACTAGGTAGTTGCAGGTACCTTTGTCAAATCTGTACATATATTGTCCTCTGCTTTAAACATTGGTGTGAATCTTACTTAAAAGTATAAGTCAAAATGAACATAAAGTAGGGCtaccaaaattaaaataatttatatgAGCTCCATGGGTTGTATACACACCATATTATTCATACGATTGCATTAAAGTTTAGGTAGATTTAATGTACTTTATTGGcggttgggtagtttaatctataacAATACATCATCCATAATCTTAATCTGCAAAGTGACTACAGTAACTACAAAAGTACAACAGTTCCCTACAAAATGTAGTTTAGTAGTATGAATATATCAGAacagatatataaataaaacagaacagaaaaatacTCAATTGAAGTACACGAAAAAGATGtacaaaatgcatttgttcAGTAGCTACAccaaacagagaagagagactTTGCCATGTTTTGATCTTTATCGCAAGTGAACTCTACGGGCTTTTGGACCATGGTTCGCCTGGGCGGTGTGCACGTGCAGCTTCTCGAAGGGGACGCGCACGTCACGACACTCAACTCAGTCAGATGTAGGAGAGGAGGGCAGACCACGAAATATTAACTCTTAGGAACAGGGTGAGTGAAAAcccatattttttttctatttgtattaGATACATTCAATTGTAGCCACATCACCTCAATGCAACAGTTGTCCTTTTGTCgcttttaaaaatagttttttgtcgcaaatgcactgaggctaacGGTTAGCCTGACCAGATAGAATGTCAACAAGCCACCGGACTAGCTTGTTAGTTGGCTGGGATGCAACCGCCACACAACAGTGTTACTGTCTGCTAGCTACAATATAGTTTTTCAAAAGCCTGTTACCTGTTTCGGTTCCTAGCTAGTTAACTTCTGCTCTGAAGCACATTCGCTGAGTTTTTAGCTGCTGTCACAGTTGACAACAGTAGCATGTTTGTGGTCTGGCCAGCACATGATCCTGACTCGCCCCTGTTGTTGTGGCTTAGGACCCCAACACTGCACCTGTtataagtcatataactgatgaaTAAATTATGTAGGATGATGTTCATCATGTCCCACGCTATAGCTGGCAAGCATATAGCTAGGTGTgaagggctgggtattgttaaAAAATCTTCGATACTTGTAACAATACCGGTTCCTCAACGATACTTTTTtcgataccaattttataaaatccattttaggAAAAATAATTAACATTACGGTAGAATATTTCTTATTTGTGACGCACACTGTTATCAAGCCtctcaaaatacaacaacacacaagtgAGCCCTTTTCTATGATGGTGAAAGCATGACCCGCCCAACTCTGCTTTTGATTGGCTAGTACTCTTTGCCTTTGTTAGTCGGATTGGTTAGTTTTAGGCATGATGGGAGTAATATTTTGTGCGTGACTCTACGATGtgtagacagccaatcaccatCATTATCAGATCTTAGAAGCaggctgcatgcttattggctcactaaTGCTGATGAGCTTTTCTCAGTACTTATACTTAGGTATTGGAATTTAGTATTGAATGACATTTTTCTATGCTCGATACTACTGAGGCACTTTCCGTGCGGAAAAGTATCAAATATTGTTACCCAGCCCTATACATGTGTAGGTTATCACGAGTCAGTATTAGTGTGTAGAGTTAGGTCAATTTCTATTTTCACTGGTCCAGTCTAAACCGGTTTGAATGTAAACTGTTTGAACTGGCATTTGTCACTATGACATAATATGGCAAATTAAAATCTAGCCTACATTAGCAATCTGTGCCGACATTGCACTAAATCCAACTTGTTTTGCCTGCAGTGTTGTGCAGTAGGGAGCGGGTGACTCATGTCCGACACCTAGTCGTAAAATTCAGTATACCGGTCCTGTCCAGTGTTGGGCTCGATACCAAACTGGGTTGAAAATGTTTAACAGCCCAGGCCTAGAAGTTTAGTCTTTTAGTAAACAACAGAGCATTAGTGTTTTAGCTCAAAGCTCCAACCAGTAGTTGGTAGATCTCTTGGTCCTTCACCCCTGTCATTCATTCCTGAATCTAGTCAACCATTACACATCACCCTTTCATTTGCAGTCAGTAAGGTTCATTTTAGGTTAAATGCAAATGTTGCTAAAACAGCAGTCTTTCCCCATAGGCATGTACACTGAATCATCAGCAAAGTCAAGCCCACAGACTGTGTGGCTGAGAGTTCAGTATATTTCATTTCCAATTCCCCAATAGTGATTTGCATTTCCCTTTTAATGTGTAGTAAATATCTATTTTTGcatttcttcctctttctaGGTTAAATTGACCCTGGTCTGCCACCTGGTGTGGAGGCCTTGCTGGGTGGGAGGAAACATGATGAGCGGGAAGAGCCTTCTCCTGAAGGTGATCCTGCTGGGTGACGGTGGAGTGGGCAAGTCCTCCCTGATGAACCGCTATGTCACAGACCGATTTGACTCCCAGTCCTTTCACACCATTGGAGTGGAGTTCCTAAACCGGGACCTGGAGGTGGATGGGCGCTTGGTCACTCTTCAGATCTGGGACACAGCAGGCCAGGAGCGCTTTAAGTCCCTGCGCACACCTTTCTACAGAGGCGCTGACTGTTGCCTGCTCACATTTGCTGTAAACGACCTGCAAAGCTTCCAGAATCTCGGCGGCTGGAAGAAGGAGTTCATGTACTACTCGGATGTTAAAGACCCTGAGCGCTTCCCTTTTGTGGTGCTGGGCAATAAGGTAGACatggagcagagggaggtgGGGGAGGACGAAGCACGGGCCTGGTGTGAAGAGAACGGCTGCTGCCCTTACTTTGAGACCAGTGCTAAGGATGACACTAATGTCACAGCTGCATTCGAGGCAGCTGTCAGGGAGGTTCTGGCTGCTGAGGACCAGATTGACCATGCACTACTGAGTAGTACTATTGATCTCCATGGCAACCGCAAAACCTCTCGCACATTTTGCTGCTGATTGGTCAGGTGTGAATCCCCCTTGTCTTAATTTATTTGTCTGAAACCCATGGCAGTTTTGAGAGCCAGTCAGATGTTGTTAATGGTACATATACTCTAGGTACAGTTGTGCTCAAAAGTTTGCATACCCTTGAAGAAatggtaatatatatatatatatatatatatatatatatatatatatatatatatatatactgtgtgtaaagAAAACATGAGTGACCAGGCTAAACACAAGTCTTTTATCTGTTATGATTCACACTGAACTCTAGGTCCTAACAGAATGGCacattcataaaacaaaacatggcaacaaagaaaaaaatgaaccgACCACTGTTCAAAAGTCTACATACCCTTAGTTCCTAATACTCTGTATTGCCACCTTTAGCATCACTGAAAGTGTGCAGTCTTTTGTAATAGTTGTCTATGAGGCCTCAAATTCTTGCAGGTGGTATAGCTGCCCGTTCACCTTGGCAAAATGCCTCCACTTCATGCAGAGTCGTCTTGCATGAACCGCACGTTTGAGATCTCCCCAGAGTGGCTCGATGACATTAAGGTCAGGAGACTGTGATGGCCGCTCCAGAACCTTCACCTTTTACTGCTGTAACCACTGGAGGGTCAGCTTGGCCTTGTGCTTGGGGTCATTGTTGTGCTGGAAAGTCCAAGAGCGTCCCATGTGCAGCTTCCGTGCAGAAGAATGCAAATTGTCTGCCATTATTTTCTGATAACATGCTGCATTCATCTTGCCATCAATCTTCACAAGATTCCCTATGCCTTTAGAGGCTTTTTTGTGGCATTGACGCAGTAAAGGCTTCTTTCTGGCAACTTGACCATGCAACTCATTTTTGTTCAAGTACCGTTGTATTGTGCTCCTTGCAACAACCACACCATCTTTTTCCGGAGAAGCCTGTATTTCCCTGACGTTACCTGTGGGTTCTTCTTTGCATCCCAAACAATTCTTCTTGCAGTTTTGGCTGAAATCTTTCTCGGTCTACCTGACCTTTTCCACAATTTTCCACTTCTTAGTAAGTGATTGAACAGTACTGACTGGCATTTGCAAGGCTTTGTATATCTTTTTATATCATTTTCCATCCTTATAAAGTTCCCCATGGCTCAATATCTAGCCTGCTTAGTGCATCCACGTGAGAGCTCACAAACTCATGGGCTATTCATACACGGACAATAATTGCAATTTACAAAGCCACAGGCGTTGTAAAATAACCTTTAATTGTCattttcacctgtgtgtgtcactttgtggGCCCGTAACAAGGCCAAACATTCAAGGGTATGTAAACGTTTGATCCTGCCATTTGGGTTTTTTCtattataaatattgtttaaaaagcagCCAAACGACTATGTTAAAAAGATATATAATCATATGATCACTATGCTCGGATCAAAGACAGTTATTTTGCATGATGAGTCatcttttcaaaatgtatgcCAAAAGTTCAAAATTGATGCCAGGTAATgcaaacttatgagcacaactgtacaaGGCATTGAGTACAGTATCCCCTAATGTGGATAAGATGTAGCTGCCCTGAGGAGGGCTGTGTCAGTGATTCAGCTGAATTATTGCTCTAACCAATGTACAGGCACACTGTAATAGGCACACTCATCCTTTGTTCTAGGTCTGCTTTCAGTGGGGttgcacaaacacattttcacccAGCGTCAGCTTTGTCTGCCTATGCAGGAGCTGTATCAAATTGTGCTTTCAgagcatttattttaattcaaatgATTAAAAGATGAGAGCATATACCAGTCTTCTCTTGAAGAGCACACTTTACACAAGAGCACACTTTGgcacatcaacacacatttgTTCTTGTAACTGCTCAACAGTCCGTCCATGAGCGGATTTACCTGGGTTTTAAATGGactttgaagaagaagaaaaaaaaactcacattttCTTATTATCAGATCCTTCAGCAAAAGTGGAGAGCTAATGTATTTTCTGGACACAATCCAGGCAGATATCTTGCATGAGAAGCCCCAACATCAGCATGATGACCAATAGGATTCGAGGTACGAGGTTGTTTGTaatcttgaaataaaaacatggtcacaaaaaaaaagcattcgAGGTACGAGGAACTTAAAATACTGCTGCTGCTTTAAAAAGCAGGATGACCGTGTTTGTCTTCAATGGGAAGGGAACTGTAAGCTTTAATTCTGCAGCTGTGACTGTCAGCCTGTAAGCATTGGGTACGAGCTAATGTGGTGCCCTTATTCATTCGTCTATCCTATGTATTACCACTGCACTACTGTGTGGCTGGATGTGGCAGGTGTACGAGCTAGGCATTATTagatcatttttatttcccATGATTTATGGACATGggtcttttttcagtgttcagtGTTTCTCCATGTTCAAAAATAATACTGCTTTTGCAGCTGTTGTTGATAAactgctgtttatttttctgtaaaGCACATTTCTATCTTccgatgtgttttttttatttgcttgtgtttttttacgGATGTGTGATATTCTATTCGATCAAGGGCTGATTTCAGTCTGTTTTCCTGATGTATAGAGGAGGTTGTAATTATCAGAatgaacaattattttcataattatgGCATGTTTTTAATCTCGTGCCTGCCTTGTTGATTGCGTGTCCGGCCTCAACATTCCAGTCCTTTAACCTATTCTGAAGGTCTCCTCTGCTTTCCTAATATATTACACACGCCTTGTGCTGTCTGTCTGGTCATTCTAGGTCACAGCTGAATGTGAAATGGCCCGAACACAAGGATAGGGTCATTACTACTAATGCGTGCACACATTAGTATCACCTCTTCTGTCCGTTCTTAACAGTATTGAGCGAAACGTATAACTAAGTATTCTGACAACTTAACAATGTTTACTCGTTTTCAACTGGATGgtacttttatttaaatgtttttaaatacagGCTTCCTTTGGTTTTACTGCTATCAGAGGGCTTAGTTTTTGTCTGTATGGTTCGAAAAGTAATGTGCTGATATTCAATGCTTCAAACTGAGTTTAACATGATTTAAAATCATTCTCATCAGTATTTTGATTGCTGCTGAAACAATATTATATTGTGCTGTCTACTCAAACAACCAAACCTGTTGCATAAATAAGATCAAGTGTTTTCATCTGCTGAATGCACAGTCACCACAGTTCTTATTATAATGTATGTTCTCAtacccttttttctgttttgttggaGATCCAGTGTATTCCCTGAGATTTGCCTTTCAAGACA from Etheostoma spectabile isolate EspeVRDwgs_2016 chromosome 10, UIUC_Espe_1.0, whole genome shotgun sequence harbors:
- the rab9b gene encoding ras-related protein Rab-9B, producing the protein MMSGKSLLLKVILLGDGGVGKSSLMNRYVTDRFDSQSFHTIGVEFLNRDLEVDGRLVTLQIWDTAGQERFKSLRTPFYRGADCCLLTFAVNDLQSFQNLGGWKKEFMYYSDVKDPERFPFVVLGNKVDMEQREVGEDEARAWCEENGCCPYFETSAKDDTNVTAAFEAAVREVLAAEDQIDHALLSSTIDLHGNRKTSRTFCC